A stretch of Eleutherodactylus coqui strain aEleCoq1 chromosome 2, aEleCoq1.hap1, whole genome shotgun sequence DNA encodes these proteins:
- the ANP32A gene encoding acidic leucine-rich nuclear phosphoprotein 32 family member A isoform X1 produces MDMKRRIHLELRNRTPADVKELVLDNCRSKDGKIEGLTNEFEELEFLSTINVCLSSVANLPKLNKLKKLELSDNNISGGLEVLAEKCPNLTHLNLSGNRIKDLSTIEPLKKLESLKSLDLFNCEVTNLNDYRENVFKLLPQLTYLDGYDRDEKEAPDSDAEAYVEGLDDEDDDEDEEDYDEDAPPGEEGEEDDDEEEGEEEEVSGEEEEDEEAYKEEDEADQDAEKGEKRKRDLEDEGEEEDD; encoded by the exons ATGGACATGAAGAGGAGGATTCACCTGGAGCTGCGGAACAGGACACCGGCCGAT GTAAAAGAGCTTGTACTGGATAATTGCCGGTCAAAGGATGGAAAAATCGAAGGGTTGACAAACGAATTTGAAGAACTGGAATTTTTGAGCACAATTAATGTCTGCCTCAGCTCCGTCGCAAATTTACCAAAGTTAAACAAATTGAAAAAG TTGGAGCTGAGTGATAACAACATCTCTGGTGGACTGGAAGTACTGGCAGAAAAATGTCCAAACCTCACACACCTCAACCTAAGTGGAAACAGAATAAAGGACCTGAGCACAATAGAACCTCTG AAAAAACTAGAGAGCCTAAAGAGCTTAGACCTGTTTAACTGCGAGGTCACCAACCTCAATGACTATCGAGAAAATGTCTTCAAGCTCCTTCCCCAGCTGACTTATTTAGATGGGTATGACCGTGATGAGAAAGAGGCTCCGGACTCCGATGCTGAGGCCTATGTGGAGGGCTTAGATGACGAAGATGATGATGAGGATG aggaagactaCGATGAGGACGCTCCACCGGGTGAAGAAGGTGAGGAAGATGACGAcgaagaggagggagaagaggaggAAGTGAGCGGCGAAGAGGAG gAGGATGAGGAAGCTTACAAAGAAGAGGATGAAGCTGACCAGGATG CAGAAAAAGGTGAGAAAAGAAAACGGGACCTTGAAGATGAAGGAGAAGAAGAGGATGATTAA
- the ANP32A gene encoding acidic leucine-rich nuclear phosphoprotein 32 family member A isoform X2, producing MDMKRRIHLELRNRTPADVKELVLDNCRSKDGKIEGLTNEFEELEFLSTINVCLSSVANLPKLNKLKKLELSDNNISGGLEVLAEKCPNLTHLNLSGNRIKDLSTIEPLKKLESLKSLDLFNCEVTNLNDYRENVFKLLPQLTYLDGYDRDEKEAPDSDAEAYVEGLDDEDDDEDEEDYDEDAPPGEEGEEDDDEEEGEEEEVSGEEEEDEEAYKEEDEADQDEKGEKRKRDLEDEGEEEDD from the exons ATGGACATGAAGAGGAGGATTCACCTGGAGCTGCGGAACAGGACACCGGCCGAT GTAAAAGAGCTTGTACTGGATAATTGCCGGTCAAAGGATGGAAAAATCGAAGGGTTGACAAACGAATTTGAAGAACTGGAATTTTTGAGCACAATTAATGTCTGCCTCAGCTCCGTCGCAAATTTACCAAAGTTAAACAAATTGAAAAAG TTGGAGCTGAGTGATAACAACATCTCTGGTGGACTGGAAGTACTGGCAGAAAAATGTCCAAACCTCACACACCTCAACCTAAGTGGAAACAGAATAAAGGACCTGAGCACAATAGAACCTCTG AAAAAACTAGAGAGCCTAAAGAGCTTAGACCTGTTTAACTGCGAGGTCACCAACCTCAATGACTATCGAGAAAATGTCTTCAAGCTCCTTCCCCAGCTGACTTATTTAGATGGGTATGACCGTGATGAGAAAGAGGCTCCGGACTCCGATGCTGAGGCCTATGTGGAGGGCTTAGATGACGAAGATGATGATGAGGATG aggaagactaCGATGAGGACGCTCCACCGGGTGAAGAAGGTGAGGAAGATGACGAcgaagaggagggagaagaggaggAAGTGAGCGGCGAAGAGGAG gAGGATGAGGAAGCTTACAAAGAAGAGGATGAAGCTGACCAGGATG AAAAAGGTGAGAAAAGAAAACGGGACCTTGAAGATGAAGGAGAAGAAGAGGATGATTAA